GTTCTGCGGAACTGGGTTACCCCTAGTGGTACATAGTCTGAGACTTTACTGAAGAAGTTTATTTAAAAGCGTAAGAAGGGCAGTTCATTAAggtctttaacttttttttttcagaaaagacacCTAAGATTACATGTAAGAAACGTCATGGCATGAAGTTTGACATGGTCAACAGACACGATTATGGTGATTTTACAGATTTGTTCATCATGTGTAAAGCAGGGTACTCCAAATCATCCTTCAAGTACTGTCATCGGCAGAGTACCAAACTCACTTTTTGAGTACAGTCTTCAGTAATCTGTTTGCTGTTCCTGTTAGCTAACACTTTCCCTTTGACCACGTTGCAATAAAGCAAGCTACAGAAACTTTCACACATAACTATGTATCTAACACAGATTAACATGTATGCTGATCGGCAGTGTTTACCTAAGCAAACCACAAAGAGCAGTCACTCGCTTCTGGACGCAACTCTCTCAAACCCTCcagctcctcttcttcccagtACAAACTGTATCAGAACAATTTCTATCACTATTTGGGTTATTATGAAGTAGGCTGCATTTAAAAAGACATACTCAACATTTTGTACTGGCATTATCAGCCAGAGGTTCCCCATAACAACATGgtttatttttccaaagtttCACATGTAAGCCTCTCTCTAAGTATTCTCAGACTCTTGCCTTTCTGCCACGGTAAGACAGAAAGAATAGGGAAATAGAAAGCAGGGAAAATAGTGGTTAAGTGAGCTAATTAGTTTGCTCTTGTTAACCACGTTTCTGTGCAAATGCCACACACTGTTAAgacaccttttaaataaaaatcgaAAACACGCTAATgtaaagaagtttcttttttgtttcctttcaaggCAACAGAGCAAATAAGCTAATTTGAACTTGAGAAAACCAGTCTGTAAATCCTATTTCCTTCCACTTAGTGAAACACTGCAGCCCACACAAAACAAATCAAGAAGCCTAATAATGAAGTCTGAATCCTTTAGTACTACACGGTTCGTAactacaaaacccaaaccaacatgaacagaaagatttaaaagtCACTTGCAATTTGTTATTTGCCATGAcaaatcattaataaagataACACTTTACAAACCTGAGCAGGCATTGCCcgtttttcttctcctcctctagTCTTTTTCTGCCTCTCAATTCGTTGCCTTGGTACAGGAGGATCAGACTTGAAAGAACCCAACCTAACcgaaataaaaagaacatataTATATGGAAATATGTTTTACATTGTATGCTAAGAAATCTATACACTGAGCAGTTGATTACCTGATAAAAGTGCAAAGTAATGACTGATATCTAACAACAAAACTTCATCACATTTAGATATTTCTGTAAGCAACCATCCCCAAAAGTTGCTCCCAATATATTTGGCAGCCTCATACAAGAATTATCAACAGATGTATAAAATTTGATGCAAttacttcaacttttttttttaatgaaaactttaaatCTACTTTTCTTAAAACTAGTTAAGAAATGAAACAGAGTATATAGTTCATATCCTCCAACATCTCCATTTGAAATTATTACAAACTTTTCTGCCTGAAAACTCTCTCCATacaatatttatctttttcatcTATTGTTTAGTTTCTGTAGGTTCAGGTTTgcagtaagcttttttttttaaaaaaaaaaagccacaaatttttaaaatatagtcaATCAATAGAACATTCAGTACACTAAGAAGAGATCCAAAGTTTCTCATTAAACAACATGAGTGTAATATACGTGCTAGATTTAGGCACTTTCTTGAAGTGCTTacctctctccattgactatataAGGAACTTAGGCTCCTAACTTTGGTTGCCTTGAATCTCCACCAAGTTAGATGCCTAAAGGAGAGAGTGTGAATTGAGACTCAATTCAAGTTAGTTCAGCAGGTACCCAAAAATTCTGCAACACATATTTTTCCCTATATTGGGTGAGTTGCAACTGCTCAATTTCAGAAGTCATGGACTGACCATGAAAAAAAATAACTCAGGCCTCAGATAAGAATAGATGGAGTCAGAAATAAGTAGTTCTTTTCCTAAAGTGAGAACTacactttattatttaaaattaacactTTGCGAATATTCACATATCCTCCATCAAAAGAAGCCCATCATTTCTTAAGATGTCAAAATGCaactaatgagaaaaaaaagtctttcttgcaGTCAGTTTTGTCTAAGATCATCAAAATGATTGGAAAATATACTTATCGTTTAGAGCTTACAGCTTGAAAGTGCAAATGTAAGCAAATATCTCAATTAGCTATCCAACATTAAATATCAGATATTGTGTGATCAAATTATTATATTCAGCAAATTCCTTACAATTACAGTGATATTTATTGGGGGGTGGAACAAGTGTAAAAGCATAGACAACTGAATAATATTCTATCAGCTCTACTGTTGATAATTTAATTAAACTAAACCCTGTTATTGCACGCTGACTTTGTAAGAGATTTAAATTGGAGCATTGCCTATAAGCCAGGTGACATTTGACAGCAGCTAAAAAGGCTCCTACTAAATGGGTCGCCTACGCACAAGGAGAGATGACACTGATTCTACATAAGGCCACTTGCCAGTAATCAGGCGATTTCTTCTGAAGGCAGAGCCAGaaagcaggattttttaaaagacaacccATTAACACAGACATACTAGAAGAACTGTTGGTCTCTTCATGATAATACAATCATCAGGAAAAAGATATAGACCCTGATGGACTGACCTTCCACAACTGTCTgggaaagggcggggggggggaaggttcCTCTACTCATGACTCTGGCTGCAGCTTGTACAGGGAGAGAAAGATGATGGAAGAGtcagtttttaaaggaaagaggaTCACTTCTACTGGTTTTGGTCTGAAACAGGTAAATCAAGAATACCTTGCTATCCTTACTAGATACAAGCGATAATATTTTGTAGCCAAGCCAAATCAGAATCAAAGAGAGAaatgttatgaaatattttggaGACAAGGAGTTCACTGTACCATAAGAACAGAGACCACACAGAAGTTCTTGTTGACACTCTGTGACCCAAGATTAAACTTTATTCAAGCCCAGGGCATTAAAGATAAGAATCAATTAAGGCCATTAGCTTGTGCTGCATTATATACTATTTCCTTAAATAAACTTACATATAGTGAAAAGAAGGTGCTCTTTTGaagtacttttctgtttcttctcccagTTTATGCCAGGCATTACTAGGTAAATAGCCACCTGAAATGCCCTCAGAATCACTATCATTTTCTTCTACTTCTATGCGATTTATACCCATGAAGGtcagctacaaaagaaaaaagctgcaatgAAAATCCACTTAGAGAAAGATCAGTAGATACATTAATGGTGAAATACTGTATTGTGGTGTTTGTCCTGCTAGATTAATATTTAATATCACTGCATAAGAACCTTGACTTTCCTGAAGATACTGTCGAAACAGAAAAACACTCGCATACAGACTTGCTGTGTTCAGCAAGCATCAgcaagcaatgaaaaaaagagCTATAGTAAATAAAACTGCCTATATTGCAAGAGAATTTCAACGACTTATGAAATTGCAAAGCATTACTTAAATTGCACCGTAAAGCTAAGATGTCTCACAGTTTCTGAACACCACACACTCCCAGGAAGCTTAGCTCCTCAAATACCGTAAAACAACTTATTTGGCCCAACCCTGCATCCACCAACCCAGACTTCCCCAGTAAAAACTTCAGTAAAAAACCATCAAGTTCAATTGTTTTACATTGCGGAGCTCTAGACTTAACCAAAGACTCAGGCTCCTTATTAATCTACTGtaacataaaagaaaattttcaggGGGGAGGCAAAAAAGTCTGCTTCAAAGCTATTCCGAACTGACTCTTTCCACCCAGTCACAGTACAAAGAGACAAACATGTCAAGTCTCAAAGCATGCAAGTAATCCAAAGTCCCATTTCATGTCAGTGACACAGGGCCTCCAGAACTCCATCCAAAAACATCTGAAGCAGTGTAGAGGATAAAGAAAATGCTTAGCTACTGGGAAACTACAAAACAGTGGGTACAAAATAATGCACAAGACTTCCCTAAGAGCATGAACTGACTGAACTGTGATAAAGTAGCAGCAAAGCAACAATGGGCAGACATGTCTCCATTTTAAGGTAGATCTTCCCCTATGCATATAGGAAATGCTTAATACATAGTTTAAAACAATTAACAACACTAAGTGTAAAACCATTAACAACACTAACCTGGAAGTTAATTAAAGAAATTCATAAGAAGAGTGTTAAATTCCATCAGAACTGTCATGTACTGACTGACAATCTGAGGCTTTTATCTTATGATTCTGTAACATATAGGGCAAACCTCTAGCAAAATTGTTGGCAAATTCAGAGTCCGGAACTTACCAAGTCTTCTGCAAATGTTAGTGAATCAAATGCTGTCATATCAGAGTGCAACTCATTGGCCTTCTCCTTTCCTAGATTTGACGCTAAGACAAGAAATTGGGCATCCAGCGCAGCCTCTCGTGCACGGGAAACTGTTAGAGAAAAGATTTTGTGTTAATAATATGAAATTGTCAAAAATATAGTAACAAAATTTAGCATACAGACTATCCTGGGTATAGACCTTTGTAAATCATTTTATTGCAATAACCTCTAACACAATTACTTACATAATCCTTATaataatatttgcatttaaaaaaaagagagaaaaggagaggatgACACTGACAAAAGCAAGCATGGAAAAATAACACATTAccttaaagaataaaaagcatttttcattgacATGTTTTCCATCTCTCCAAGTGAAATGAACCCCTCTACATTTTACATGTACTATTTACATATATTGTTCTACAGAGTCAAGATAAAGCAAGGAGTATTTCTAAGTGCAAATAAACACTAAATTaatgatatttattttctcacaTCAACTTATTCAAACAATTCCTCTTCAACTAAACATATCTATTCCAAGTTAtactttaataatactgataaagTACTTGGACCTCAACTTCATTCTCTTGTCCTTTTTTGTTTACAAGGCATCATCGCCTCACACTTGGCCAACTGTCAAGCAAACACCTCTAATAAGGACCACAGAATTTCTTTTACCTCCACTGAACAGTTTATTGGCTTCTTCCAAAGCTTCTGTCAGTCTGTTGCTTTTTGAACTCAGTATATCCTCACGATTTTCTGGGGCGAAAGGACGCAAATTAAATCCTAAATTACTTAAATATAGAAGCATTGAGAAATACATACTTACACCTTAATCAAAAGTGGCTGGTTCACAGCCCAccatacacacaaaaatacagaatatagtTATAGTACATTAATTGCTAAATTATGTAGGCTCCATTTTTATTAATGCTTATGCATTACCTCAGTTTGAAGTAGtaattttccatttacttcaaaAGACTAAGATTTACATCATTGAATTTATGTTAGCAGATCCCAGATTCCTCTTGGTTCCAGTAAAATATCTATATCTGTGTCAAAGCAGCTACCAGATACCATAGTCTTCTGTATGTTGTTTGTCTTACCCATAAATTACTAAGGATTTtcatgaaagaaacaaacaaacccccaaacatgCATGCTTGGTGATTTCCAAAGATCATCATGTTACTTCTAAGTAACGTTACTTCTAAGTAACGGCATACATATGATTTAACAAGGCTTTCAGATGTTCAATTCTAAACAGCTACTCACAACACTGCTTTTAAGGACGTACACCATACTCAATGCACTGACATACCACTGATGTTTTTCTGCATAAACGCAGGCTGGATCAGCCATAAACTGTGTTGTATTCTCTTGTAAAACAACCCTATAAATTTAGCAAGTACGCAGAAAACAACCCACGCCACATGCTGCTCAATTTGGCAGTGCTTACCATTGTTATGTTTTCATGAGATAAACAGCACACTCCAAACATACATGGGAGAAGTACCGACACACCTACCAAGAGAGATGCTAAAAATCCCATAGCACTTTCTGGAAAGCCTAAGAATGACTTTCTGGTCCAGGCAGACACTGGTACCTGCAGTTTCAAATTAAAGCTCAAACACCGTAAATTAAAGGCTTTCAGTACATCTCCAGGTCTAAAGCTGATAGTTCCCCTGCATCGGTGCAGCCACACACGCTACGTGCAGGTAAATCCCTCATAACCTTGCTATCCCTGGGCCTGCAAATGCTTCCTGGGAGACAAATTTCGATCTCACCGCAGACCCAAATCTCAGCCGGCCAAGGAACTTGGCGTTCCCAGGAGAGCTGTAGGAGTTCCTCAAGCAATGAGCGCAGGCTACCAGCCTGGCACCTAAACGACTGCCCCGGCACCCGCTCCAGCCCCCGGACagacaaagcccgaggaaaggcGGGAGGAAAggcgcgcccccgccccggggccgggcacagGCCGGCGGCCCCCCCCGCGGGCTGGGCCGCTCCGGAGGGGAGCCGCACCCCGGGCTTACGCTGCACGCTGTAGATGAGCTCCCGGTACTGGTTCCGGATCATCCTCCTGCTGCGCTCATCGCCGGCGCCCTCGGCGCTCTCCGGCGGCCCGGGCTGCTCGTCCGCCGCCTccgcttcctcttcctcctcctcggagGCCGGCGGGCGGCTCGACAGCCGTTGCTGCTTGTGCTGCGGCACGGCGTCGTTGCCCGAGGTGGACGGCAGCGAGAGGCGGCGGCGGTCCGAGCCCGAGCTCCGCGAGGAGGAGAGATCAGCGCTTCCGCTCGCCTCCGACATCGCTGGTCGGCGCCCCGGGCCTTTACGAGCCGCCGCGGAAGAGGCGCGGGAGGCCGCCGCCCCGGGAGGCCGCCgcccgggcagcccggccccgcggaAGGCGCCAACGGCGCGGAGACGCCGTTACCGGACGCGACGGCGGCCCGAGAGGGCCAAACCCGCGGGGAgagggcgggacggggcggggctaAGGCCGCCACCGCCCGCTCCGGAGCGGGCGCTGTCACCGCCGCCGCCCCGTGAGGTCGCTGCCGGGGCGGGAGAGGCGCAAAGCCCGCCGTGctcgggcgggcggggggccgagAGCTGCCTGCTGCGCTCAGGTCACTCCCTCAGGGCGCccgccggcgggaggcggcgcgggggccggcggccccTCTCTGAGGTAACAGCGGCCCCGTAGCGGGGCGGGAATGCAGCCTGCGGAGCGACCGCCGCTCGCAGCCCCCCGGCGGTGTCGAGCCTCGCAGGTAGTTGTCCTTGGCTCATTCCAAAGTAAATTGCGCCTAAGTCAGTCATTTCGAATAAATTCCCAAAAGTCGGCCGCTGAGGTCCGCTCGCGCACGTCCGAGGCGTGACTTTTTACCTCTTGGGTTAAGcaagttttctgcttttatctgcttttaaaaagttgagCAGAAAAGTCTTCGAACTTTCTCCTTTATTAAGGGGTGGAAATGTAATGATGAACGTGGTGGTAACAAATCTTTCATCCTCTTTTAAGCTTCTCTAACATCTGAGGAGAAGAGGTGAAAATTGGAGACGAAGGGATGATAGACTTGACTGAGCATCTCTAATACGTGTATTTCCATATAATATGTATAGATTAATCACTAAGCAGGGATCTGTGCTCTGGCAaattgtgctgggtttggctggggtggagttaattttcttcacagcagcctgtgtggggctgtgttttggatttgtgctggaaacagtgttgatcacacagggatgttttcgttcctgctgagcagggcttacacacagtcagggcctttcctgctcctcaccccaccccaccagcgaggaggctgggggggcacaaggagttgggaggggacatggctgggacagctgaccccaactgaccaaaggggtattccataccatatgacgtcatgctcagcatataaactggggaaaggaggaagggggggacatttggagtgatggcgtttgtcttcccaagtc
Above is a genomic segment from Calonectris borealis chromosome 7, bCalBor7.hap1.2, whole genome shotgun sequence containing:
- the NSMCE4A gene encoding non-structural maintenance of chromosomes element 4 homolog A; translated protein: MSEASGSADLSSSRSSGSDRRRLSLPSTSGNDAVPQHKQQRLSSRPPASEEEEEEAEAADEQPGPPESAEGAGDERSRRMIRNQYRELIYSVQQNREDILSSKSNRLTEALEEANKLFSGVSRAREAALDAQFLVLASNLGKEKANELHSDMTAFDSLTFAEDLLTFMGINRIEVEENDSDSEGISGGYLPSNAWHKLGEETEKYFKRAPSFHYMLGSFKSDPPVPRQRIERQKKTRGGEEKRAMPAQLKKMEESHQEATEKEVERILGLLQTHFKNDPDTPISFFDLVIDPNSFARTVENIFHVSFIIRDGFARLKLDDDKLPIIEPSKDNEGRQDDRSAGARNQVVISLNHQEWKEIVETYEITEPMISPPYHRNEEEMEIA